From the genome of Bacteroides sp. MSB163, one region includes:
- a CDS encoding DUF3843 family protein, with translation MKIIGSEWRLGHWFAVASASDAYYVKLANKIHDYIRFAGLNDILTEFEQHNLAKLITFYFEDVISDVGIWRAFVAVHKEMYGKYLPFYDVDESRYYVDEINPEDICFLIWMGVQQYQKGTFINPENPGLMQLADKLYTLLDKEFENAPINTELVEKMYKPEWFEDFYLLKDWCAQFYRSAYLLQDEREWDHQDEVDEEFSKMLEDDDVRDYAVVSYLAICSKIGPLALTVPEWAQYILKNKGMDREAELLAGMKCLPYNLYLLRGYDADVLIVESVDGIVYTIDRSSMDSLQDDILEKHNGLVASLAFYDSGNWQVCGTTSWIEDAEDFYKMREEQEEKKASDRELYDKLLQVTGNDPLIYFAGHEDLMQWLDKHIGFAPDFVAPEGMKDEGNIAVFILPDGQLSILPDGALYIKDERNPYYNPDWAKRKAIRLLVEPEMVSKEMLHYLLEHRMLPDAQINSLQGPERGRQLIQENIDFVVRFSRKYKY, from the coding sequence ATGAAGATTATCGGCAGTGAATGGAGATTAGGGCATTGGTTTGCGGTTGCGTCAGCTTCGGATGCCTATTATGTGAAGCTGGCTAACAAAATACATGATTATATACGCTTTGCCGGCCTTAATGACATACTAACAGAATTTGAACAGCACAATCTGGCAAAACTCATAACCTTTTATTTTGAAGATGTTATTTCTGATGTGGGGATATGGCGTGCTTTTGTTGCGGTCCATAAGGAAATGTACGGCAAATATCTGCCTTTCTATGACGTGGATGAGTCGCGATATTATGTGGATGAAATAAATCCGGAAGATATTTGTTTCCTCATCTGGATGGGCGTACAGCAATATCAGAAAGGTACTTTTATCAATCCTGAAAATCCGGGACTGATGCAATTGGCGGATAAGCTCTATACCCTGTTGGATAAAGAATTTGAGAATGCGCCCATCAATACAGAGTTGGTGGAAAAAATGTATAAGCCCGAATGGTTTGAAGACTTCTATCTGTTGAAAGACTGGTGCGCGCAGTTTTACAGAAGCGCCTATCTGTTGCAGGACGAACGTGAATGGGATCATCAAGATGAAGTGGACGAAGAATTCTCCAAAATGCTGGAAGATGATGACGTAAGGGATTATGCTGTAGTGTCTTATTTGGCAATTTGTTCTAAAATAGGTCCTTTGGCATTGACTGTGCCCGAATGGGCGCAGTATATACTGAAGAATAAGGGAATGGACCGGGAAGCGGAGTTGCTGGCCGGCATGAAATGTTTGCCCTATAATCTGTATTTATTGAGGGGATATGATGCGGATGTACTTATCGTGGAAAGTGTGGATGGAATTGTCTATACAATAGATCGTTCATCCATGGATTCTTTGCAGGATGACATTTTGGAGAAGCATAACGGATTGGTCGCTTCACTGGCTTTTTATGATAGCGGTAACTGGCAAGTCTGCGGTACAACCTCATGGATTGAGGATGCTGAAGATTTTTATAAGATGCGTGAGGAACAGGAAGAGAAGAAAGCGAGCGACCGGGAATTGTATGATAAATTGTTGCAAGTGACCGGAAACGATCCGTTGATTTACTTTGCAGGCCATGAAGATTTGATGCAATGGTTGGATAAGCATATTGGATTTGCTCCGGACTTTGTGGCGCCGGAAGGGATGAAAGATGAGGGGAATATTGCAGTCTTTATTCTTCCGGACGGGCAACTTTCTATTCTTCCCGATGGTGCTCTTTATATAAAGGATGAGCGTAATCCTTATTATAATCCGGATTGGGCGAAGAGGAAGGCCATCAGACTTCTTGTTGAACCGGAAATGGTATCAAAAGAAATGCTTCACTATCTGTTGGAACACCGAATGCTGCCTGATGCACAGATTAATTCGCTGCAAGGCCCTGAACGTGGGCGGCAATTAATTCAGGAGAATATTGATTTTGTGGTCCGTTTCAGCCGCAAATATAAATATTAA
- a CDS encoding carbohydrate kinase has translation MNKIIVGMGEALWDVLPEGKKIGGAPANFAYHVSQFGFDSRVVSAVGRDVDGQEILDVFAQKKLTCQIEQVDYPTGTVQVTLDAVGVPCYEIKEGVAWDNIPFTDDLKRLALSTRAVCFGSLAQRSPVSRATIQRFLDTMPAGEDQIKIFDINLRQGFYTKEILCESMRRCNILKINDEELVTISRIFGYPGIDLQDKCWILLAKYNLKMLILTCGTNGSYVFTPGVVSYQDTPKVPVADTVGAGDSFTAAFTSAILSGKPVTEAHKLAVEVSAYVCTQSGAMPELPFAFKSRLA, from the coding sequence ATGAATAAAATCATCGTAGGAATGGGGGAAGCACTCTGGGATGTGCTGCCCGAAGGAAAGAAAATAGGTGGTGCGCCTGCCAATTTCGCTTATCATGTATCACAGTTTGGTTTTGATAGTCGTGTAGTGAGTGCAGTGGGACGTGATGTTGACGGACAAGAAATATTGGATGTTTTTGCCCAAAAGAAACTGACTTGTCAGATCGAGCAAGTGGATTATCCTACTGGTACGGTACAGGTAACTCTTGATGCTGTGGGGGTTCCCTGTTATGAGATTAAAGAGGGGGTAGCTTGGGATAATATTCCTTTTACGGATGATTTGAAGCGTCTGGCCCTTTCCACCCGTGCTGTTTGTTTCGGTTCGCTGGCTCAGCGCAGTCCCGTGAGTCGTGCTACTATTCAACGTTTTCTGGACACCATGCCTGCTGGAGAAGATCAGATCAAGATTTTCGATATCAATCTTCGTCAGGGATTCTATACGAAAGAAATACTCTGCGAATCTATGCGCCGCTGCAATATACTTAAAATAAATGATGAGGAACTGGTTACTATCAGTCGTATCTTCGGTTATCCGGGTATTGATTTACAGGATAAATGCTGGATACTTTTGGCTAAATATAATCTGAAGATGCTGATTCTGACTTGTGGAACCAATGGCAGTTATGTATTTACTCCGGGTGTAGTATCTTATCAGGATACACCGAAAGTTCCTGTTGCCGATACTGTGGGGGCAGGTGATTCTTTTACTGCTGCTTTTACATCTGCTATACTTAGTGGGAAACCTGTTACCGAAGCGCATAAACTGGCTGTGGAAGTCTCCGCCTATGTTTGTACACAGAGTGGGGCCATGCCGGAATTGCCGTTTGCTTTTAAGAGCAGGTTGGCCTGA